A section of the Primulina eburnea isolate SZY01 chromosome 1, ASM2296580v1, whole genome shotgun sequence genome encodes:
- the LOC140807816 gene encoding uncharacterized protein, translated as MSTGHVLALLNERLTGENFLKWKSNINIALVCENLKFVFTEECPPEPPLNAARGVREIYDRWIAANNKAKGYMLAGMNDVLRLKHEHVENAYEIMDSLQAMFGQ; from the coding sequence ATGTCTACTGGTCATGTTCTTGCTTTACTTAATGAAAGGTTGACTGGTGAAAATTTTTTGAAATGGAAGAGTAACATTAACATTGCCCTCGTCTGTGAGAACCTCAAATTTGTCTTTACGGAGGAGTGTCCTCCCGAGCCCCCTTTGAATGCTGCTCGTGGTGTACGAGAAATATATGATCGTTGGATTGCGGCAAACAATAAAGCCAAGGGCTACATGTTAGCCGGAATGAACGATGTGCTTAGACTTAAGCACGAGCATGTAGAGAATGCTTATGAGATAATGGATTCTCTGCAAGCTATGTTTGGTCAGTAA